A single genomic interval of Spinacia oleracea cultivar Varoflay chromosome 6, BTI_SOV_V1, whole genome shotgun sequence harbors:
- the LOC130463095 gene encoding uncharacterized protein encodes MNPNDNDIADKENEAANQYRIVHSVYLYFLRQKAKEAWAKWGDENSAIFHKSIRARIIQNSVYAIHDMEGKWVCDEQSVANAFLQYYQKPLGSNTTHRSCIMPEVVGAGPILNVVQGQCLTAQVTGDEVKAAMFAINGDKAPGPDGFGSHFFKENWHIVGGDVTKAVLDFFRTGKLLKEINATTITLIPKTKCPASVTEFRPISCCNVIYMCITKILCERMKVVLPELIAENQGAFVHGRFIMHNIMICQEIVRQYGRKSASPSCLVKLDMQKAYDTIEWDFLEEMLLGLGFPDQFVAWILVCVITPKFCLMINGTLHGFFASKRGLRQGDPLSPLLFVSFKIFSDTSGLKANVQKSAIYAAGMKQAEFAKVVELSGFTAGSFPFRITLINSVLMSVHAYWAQVFVLPKHTLKTVEAICRAFLWQGSYFSSKPGYIAWDKVCTAKKEGGLGIRNVQIWNIAALGNGWYWRKICAVKEQLKQYYDENSFAQLPKYSVKKVYKQMVVHHQKLPWCFAVWCRVAVPKHRVIWWLMVHGRLQTRSRLKKLGVCETSMCLICDSHEETHPHLFFECCYSKACLMEIKQWLGIPGRIVHYMGLIRWIQWKSKGNKFHKMVQYTAVNAVVYAIWKVRNDALWNNKIPTILHTLNFVKQSVISRIQCIGGPDSDIVQQWWQEKIV; translated from the exons ATGAATCCTAATGATAATGATATTGCTGATAAAGAAAATGAAGCTGCAAATCAATATAGGATTGTGCATTCTGTATACCTATATTTTCTGAGACAAAAAGCTAAAGAGGCATGGGCCAAGTGGGGTGATGAGAATAGTGCCATTTTTCACAAGAGTATTCGTGCTAGAATTATACAAAATTCAGTGTATGCCATACATGACATGGAGGGGAAATGGGTGTGTGATGAGCAATCTGTGGCTAATGCCTTCTTGCAGTACTATCAGAAACCCCTGGGGTCCAATACAACTCATAGAAGTTGCATTATGCCTGAGGTTGTTGGTGCTGGACCTATTTTGAATGTTGTACAAGGTCAGTGTTTGACTGCTCAAGTCACTGGTGATGAGGTGAAGGCTGCTATGTTTGCCATTAATGGGGACAAAGCACCTGGACCTGATGGTTTTGGGAGCCATTTCTTTAAGGAGAATTGGCATATTGTGGGTGGGGATGTTACTAAAGCTGTCCTGGACTTTTTTAGGACTGGAAAGCTGCTGAAGGAGATAAATGCTACAACCATTACCTTGATCCCAAAGACCAAATGTCCTGCTAGTGTTACTGAGTTCAGACCAATCTCATGCTGTAATGTAATTTATATGTGCATAACTAAGATCTTGTGTGAAAGAATGAAAGTGGTTTTGCCTGAGTTGATTGCTGAGAACCAGGGGGCTTTTGTCCATGGTAGGTTCATCATGCATAATATCATGATTTGTCAAGAAATTGTGAGACAATATGGTAGGAAGAGTGCCTCTCCCAGCTGTTTAGTTAAGCTAGATATGCAGAAAGCTTATGACACAATTGAATGGGATTTTCTGGAGGAAATGCTACTTGGTTTGGGGTTTCCTGATCAATTTGTGGCTTGGATTTTGGTTTGTGTCATTACCCCTAAATTCTGTTTGATGATCAATGGTACTTTACATGGCTTCTTTGCTTCAAAAAGGGGGTTGAGACAAGGGGATCCCCTTTCACCCTTGTTGTTTGTG AGCTTCAAAATCTTTTCTGACACTTCTGGTTTGAAAGCCAATGTGCAAAAATCTGCCATATATGCTGCTGGTATGAAGCAAGCTGAATTTGCAAAGGTGGTTGAGTTATCCGGGTTTACTGCAGGAAGCTTCCCTTTTAG AATTACCTTAATCAATTCTGTTTTGATGAGTGTGCATGCATACTGGGCTCAGGTGTTTGTGTTGCCAAAACACACACTTAAAACTGTGGAGGCCATCTGCAGAGCCTTTCTTTGGCAAGGTTCCTATTTTAGTTCTAAACCTGGGTATATAGCATGGGACAAGGTGTGTACAGCAAAGAAAGAGGGTGGTCTAGGAATCAGGAATGTTCAGATTTGGAACATTGCAGCTTTGGGGAA TGGGTGGTATTGGAGGAAAATTTGTGCTGTCAAGGAACAATTGAAGCAGTACTATGATGAGAACAGCTTTGCTCAATTGCCTAAGTATTCTGTGAAGAAGGTATATAAGCAAATGGTGGTTCATCACCAGAAACTTCCTTGGTGTTTTGCAGTCTGGTGTAGAGTTGCAGTTCCTAAACACAGAGTCATTTGGTGGCTCATGGTCCATGGGAGATTACAGACTAGATCCAGGTTGAAAAAACTGGGGGTATGTGAAACCTCCATGTGTCTGATTTGTGACAGTCACGAGGAAACTCATCCTCATCTCTTTTTTGAATGCTGCTACAGCAAAGCATGCCTGATGGAGATAAAGCAATGGCTTGGCATACCAGGTCGAATTGTTCATTACATGGGTTTGATCAGATGGATTCAATGGAAGAGCAAGGGGAATAAATTCCATAAGATGGTTCAATATACTGCAGTTAATGCTGTAGTGTATGCCATTTGGAAAGTCAGAAATGATGCTCTATGGAACAACAAGATTCCTACTATACTACATACTCTCAATTTTGTGAAACAAAGTGTCATAAGTAGAATTCAATGTATAGGGGGGCCTGATAGTGATATTGTACAACAATGGTGGCAGGAGAAGATTGTTTAG